A part of Leishmania panamensis strain MHOM/PA/94/PSC-1 chromosome 34 sequence genomic DNA contains:
- a CDS encoding hypothetical protein (TriTrypDB/GeneDB-style sysID: LpmP.34.4470), with translation MSRVTPKMPFKASLKLHAKAICQALPLSLLIVVETRDLYYRATWDVTPVPPTKFEVGDVVAVCNRWYTLPTWSHVVYSWFSKVLLKSCWDDVGVISSVKNGKPNILYVDFHGVQEQPLDAFLEARCPRGAAVRKLHRDEGVPSLSPDIADLFRTMVQKISVEPWFLFSASMRGGNEHKYYEFCVGMHEQRCKIRSMLQRRQSRAAIEAQQASLKEMEVMRQHLAKFVEPVTHFHLYNGSLVASFFATYGLVDREMPSPSRYVPQDFAHTIPFLGATTLEEPIVFFKN, from the coding sequence ATGTCTCGTGTGACGCCAAAGATGCCTTTCAAGGCGTCGCTGAAGCTGCACGCCAAGGCGATTTGCCAGGCACtcccgctttctcttcttaTCGTTGTAGAGACACGTGATCTCTACTATCGCGCTACCTGGGACGTCACCCCAGTCCCGCCGACCAAGTTCGAGGTCGGGGATGTTGTTGCGGTGTGTAATCGGTGGTACACACTGCCTACCTGGAGCCACGTCGTGTACAGTTGGTTTTCTAAGGTGCTGCTCAAGTCGTGCTGGGACGACGTCGGCGTCATTTCGTCAGTGAAAAACGGCAAACCCAATATCCTCTACGTGGACTTCCACGGTGTGCAGGAGCAACCCTTGGATGCGTTTCTGGAGGCGCGCTGCCCTCGcggagcggcggtgcggaAGCTGCACCGGGACGAAGGGGTGCCATCGCTCAGCCCTGACATAGCCGATCTCTTTCGCACAATGGTGCAGAAGATCTCTGTGGAGCCGTGGTTCCTTTTCTCCGCAAGCATGCGTGGCGGCAACGAGCACAAGTACTACGAGTTCTGTGTCGGCATGCACGAGCAGCGGTGTAAAATACGGTCCATgctgcaacggcggcagTCGCGAGCGGCGAttgaggcgcagcaggcTTCATTGAAGGAGATGGAGGTAATGCGGCAGCATCTCGCCAAGTTCGTGGAACCGGTGACACATTTTCACCTCTACAACGGTTCTCTTGTGGCATCTTTTTTCGCCACGTACGGGTTGGTTGACCGTGAGATGCCCTCACCGTCGCGATATGTGCCACAAGACTTTGCCCATACAATTCCGTTCCTCGGTGCCACTACGCTCGAGGAGCCCATTGTCTTCTTTAAAAACTGA
- a CDS encoding protein kinase, putative (TriTrypDB/GeneDB-style sysID: LpmP.34.4480) produces MVMTPSPSSQLPSSDNQQSDWTRRIRKSDVYPSSLGAICARVEALRCRWRDGEAANIVPITQAVCSPLYLRLDVDKALALKLLGPAAEYQQCSAPMGERDAALCVLSVAQLLSRLHAEGVVHGHVQAGVVLHHTSDARRVVVTECELPMSALVPHGGVGSDARQCAAPEILRGDPYTGAADVWGLGVLLVQLLRGPLKPLCTADLENSDLLSPFISALSPGAASFVLPCLKSAPQARPLLLEVLQHPFLSALPMDGNEDGDEQGSDDSSTSEGEELEGSVADSR; encoded by the coding sequence ATGGTGATGACGCCATCGCCTTCGTCGCAGCTCCCTTCGTCGGACAACCAGCAAAGCGACTGGACGCGGCGCATCCGCAAGTCGGATGTCTACCCCTCCTCACTGGGGGCCATCTGCGCACGGGTTGAGGCTCTGCGCTGTCGATGGAGAGATGGCGAAGCGGCAAATATCGTCCCTATTACGCAGGCCGTGTGCTCCCCGCTTTACCTGCGCTTAGATGTGGATAAAGCCCTCGCCCTAAAGCTGCTGGGGCCGGCGGCTGAGTACCAACAGTGCAGCGCGCCTATGGGCGAACGTGACGCCGCTCTCTGTGTGCTGTCCGTTGCACAGCTTCTGTCCAGACTTCATGCAGAGGGTGTGGTGCATGGACACGTGCAGGCAGGAGTAGTGTTGCACCACACGAGTGATGCGCGACGTGTCGTTGTTACTGAGTGTGAACTGCCCATGAGCGCTCTCGTTCCCCATGGTGGTGTAGGGAGTGACGCGCGGCAGTGTGCCGCACCGGAAATTCTGCGAGGAGACCCCTACACAGGCGCGGCTGATGTGTGGGGACTCGGTGTCCTTCTcgtccagctgctgcgggggcCGTTGAAGCCGCTGTGCACGGCTGATCTCGAAAACTCTGACCTTTTGTCGCCCTTCATCTCTGCGCTGAGCCCGGGTGCCGCGAGTTTTGTGCTGCCTTGCTTAAAGAGTGCCCCGCAAGCGCGTCCACTGCTGCTTGAGGTATTGCAGCACCCATTTCTGTCAGCCCTACCAATGGACGGAAACGAAGACGGTGACGAGCaaggcagcgacgacagTAGCACTAGTGAAGGGGAGGAACTGGAGGGCAGCGTGGCCGACTCTAGGTGA